One genomic segment of Rubritalea squalenifaciens DSM 18772 includes these proteins:
- a CDS encoding proton-conducting transporter membrane subunit, whose amino-acid sequence MNPTETVLTAATGLVPALLYLICSLTPVLRGEGKKVAQRAAKLTLCGAIISWLVAATVFCFGPVSWSIYEPLGLSVYLDRLSVTILAMVGFLALVITRYSVNHLAGDSRQDVFTRHLLQTIAAVQLLCVSGNLLLFTLAWAATSFSLHRLLTFYPDQEGAQLAARKKFFISRMGDLCLVGALITLWQQYGTWDILTLIDLQDSTPVSTWTPILLVLGGLMKSAQLPFHSWLPETMESPTPVSALMHAGVINAGAFLVLRLSPLIVSSDIAMNSMALVGGLTAVIGSLVMVTQPSIKRSLAWSTIAQMGFLILQCGLGAFGLATLHLVAHSLYKAHSFLSTGGVVERARKRKIKHATPAKTTWLVALACSALVVAALILADYGFTAVSASQYILFSILWLGLAQLMTSAWTAPLAKHARIWGIGLSMLVALMVYLLHQGVHTLYDEIYPAIGAPQGIVEWTLLLLIPVLLFGILLIQTQLQSGTQSTGLKRLYIHASNGFYLGTLFARLARPISRPRTNASSN is encoded by the coding sequence ATGAATCCGACCGAGACAGTCCTTACGGCCGCGACAGGCCTCGTACCCGCCCTGCTCTACCTGATTTGCAGCCTCACCCCAGTCCTGCGAGGAGAGGGGAAAAAAGTCGCCCAGCGCGCAGCCAAGCTGACCCTCTGCGGAGCCATCATCTCCTGGCTAGTGGCCGCGACAGTCTTTTGTTTCGGCCCAGTCTCCTGGTCCATCTATGAGCCGCTCGGCCTGAGTGTCTATCTGGACCGCCTCTCGGTCACGATCCTCGCCATGGTGGGCTTCCTCGCCCTGGTAATCACCCGCTACAGCGTCAACCATCTGGCCGGAGACTCCCGCCAAGATGTCTTCACCCGCCACCTGCTGCAGACGATTGCCGCCGTCCAGCTACTCTGCGTCTCTGGCAACCTGCTGCTCTTCACCCTGGCCTGGGCCGCCACCAGCTTCTCCCTGCACCGCCTGCTTACCTTCTACCCGGATCAAGAAGGGGCCCAGCTGGCGGCACGTAAGAAATTCTTCATCAGCCGCATGGGCGACCTCTGCCTAGTCGGAGCCCTGATCACCCTGTGGCAGCAATACGGCACCTGGGATATTCTCACCCTGATCGATCTACAGGACAGCACACCAGTCAGCACCTGGACACCTATCCTGCTGGTCCTCGGTGGTCTGATGAAGTCCGCTCAGCTCCCCTTCCACAGCTGGCTGCCGGAAACCATGGAATCCCCCACACCGGTCTCCGCTCTCATGCATGCCGGAGTGATCAATGCCGGGGCCTTCCTCGTGCTCAGGCTCAGCCCGCTGATCGTCAGCTCAGACATCGCCATGAATAGCATGGCCCTGGTTGGCGGCCTCACGGCAGTCATCGGCTCACTGGTCATGGTCACCCAGCCGAGCATCAAGCGCTCACTCGCCTGGTCCACCATCGCCCAGATGGGCTTCCTGATTCTGCAGTGCGGACTCGGAGCCTTCGGCCTGGCCACGCTGCACCTGGTAGCCCACTCACTCTACAAGGCGCACTCCTTCCTCTCCACCGGAGGTGTGGTCGAGCGTGCCAGAAAGCGCAAGATCAAGCACGCCACCCCGGCCAAGACTACCTGGCTGGTGGCTCTCGCCTGCTCCGCCCTCGTGGTCGCAGCCCTGATCTTAGCCGACTATGGATTCACCGCAGTCAGCGCGAGCCAGTACATTCTCTTCTCCATCCTCTGGCTGGGACTCGCCCAGCTGATGACCAGCGCCTGGACCGCACCACTCGCGAAGCACGCCAGGATCTGGGGCATAGGCCTGAGCATGCTGGTAGCCCTCATGGTCTATCTGCTTCACCAGGGAGTCCACACACTCTACGACGAGATCTACCCAGCCATCGGAGCCCCTCAGGGCATCGTGGAATGGACTCTACTGCTGCTCATCCCGGTCCTCCTCTTCGGCATCCTGCTCATCCAGACCCAGCTACAATCCGGCACCCAGTCCACCGGACTCAAGCGTCTCTATATCCACGCCTCTAACGGGTTCTACCTAGGCACGCTGTTTGCCCGCCTGGCCCGCCCGATCAGCCGCCCGAGAACCAACGCCTCATCGAACTAA
- a CDS encoding YbcC family protein — translation MNAQETIPQSKPQTQTTTKWADAATTAAKRIPPLWPLKHFVAVNPFLNMTSESFAEVAARMAKAVPGGMLIERSFYQDKYSQNQISDHDLKQAMISLEKTGQLFLEEEEELPTISELKAWLHSSETSCPHIGTFADTIDRLHQTRWAAAIIEEISRWMGAYLDEGQAIWTQPWKGQDLFSAWHEAASIDRNPEIAGLRKFRKFVQELPNEPLAAISMLGEMADTKVEGAEDWFHRELLSIGGWASCLEYRKREGISQEGAVSLLAIRLAYDVALLKQYDAPSLRAYWRKQVLVRDAQADRRLLLHRIWQEALEHAHAQTLLSNLVSTSGIQRVPGDRPSSQLVFCIDVRSEPMRRSIEQQDPSIETMGYAGFFGMPIAKRAFGAAHGVPHCPVILKPPYEVSEAPERDVPETLAKVHNRRSLSAIFKSFKDSAVSSFSFVEANGLNYTWPLVRDSFLRKGQKQEKQLVPRADLDHDSCGIPKDEQPALAKGLVRALNLHQRAGRLVVLCGHGASTKNNPYDSGLQCGACGGHSGDFNARLAAQIMNQPEVHAALAAEGMALPKDTFFVAGRHDTTTDTITLFDPELIPSSHRGDYEQLKQTLASACHTAQLARAPKLGISQQNEQKVCKEISERSCDWSQVRPEWGLTGNAAFIIAHRDTTKDHDLEGRAFLHHYESNRDPKGEVLQAILAGPMVVGSWINLQYYASTANHAIFGSGNKVLHNINGTHGVQLGNGGDLRSGLPLQSIHDGTNWVHEPLTLKVFVDAPVDKVRLALAAQPSAKELVENHWLHLYAADLCGGWVKI, via the coding sequence ATGAACGCACAAGAAACCATCCCCCAGAGTAAGCCTCAGACCCAGACCACCACCAAGTGGGCAGATGCCGCCACTACCGCCGCCAAGCGCATTCCACCTCTCTGGCCACTCAAGCATTTCGTCGCCGTCAATCCCTTCCTGAACATGACCAGCGAGAGCTTCGCTGAAGTGGCTGCGAGAATGGCCAAGGCCGTCCCCGGCGGCATGCTCATCGAGCGCTCATTCTACCAGGACAAGTACAGCCAGAACCAGATCAGCGACCACGACCTGAAGCAGGCCATGATCTCCCTGGAAAAGACTGGCCAGCTCTTCCTGGAAGAAGAGGAGGAGCTCCCTACCATCTCCGAACTCAAAGCCTGGCTTCACTCTAGCGAAACTTCCTGCCCGCACATCGGCACCTTCGCAGATACCATCGACCGCCTGCACCAGACCCGCTGGGCCGCGGCCATCATCGAGGAAATCTCCCGCTGGATGGGCGCCTACCTCGATGAAGGACAAGCGATCTGGACCCAGCCCTGGAAAGGCCAGGACCTCTTCAGCGCCTGGCACGAAGCTGCCAGCATCGACCGCAACCCGGAAATCGCCGGGCTTAGGAAATTCCGCAAGTTTGTCCAGGAACTCCCTAACGAGCCCCTGGCAGCCATCTCCATGCTCGGTGAAATGGCCGATACCAAGGTAGAAGGTGCCGAGGACTGGTTCCACCGTGAGCTTCTCAGCATCGGCGGCTGGGCATCCTGCCTCGAATACAGAAAGCGCGAAGGCATCAGCCAGGAGGGCGCCGTCTCCCTGCTCGCCATCCGCTTGGCTTACGATGTAGCTCTGCTGAAGCAGTACGATGCTCCGAGCCTGAGAGCCTACTGGCGCAAGCAGGTGCTCGTGCGTGATGCCCAGGCAGACCGCAGACTGCTGCTCCACAGGATCTGGCAAGAAGCCCTGGAGCATGCACACGCCCAGACTCTGCTCAGTAACCTCGTCTCCACCAGCGGCATCCAGCGAGTACCGGGAGACAGACCGAGCTCCCAGCTTGTCTTCTGTATCGACGTCCGCTCGGAGCCGATGAGACGCTCCATTGAGCAGCAGGACCCAAGTATCGAGACCATGGGCTACGCTGGATTCTTCGGCATGCCTATCGCCAAGAGAGCCTTCGGTGCCGCACACGGTGTGCCTCACTGCCCGGTCATCCTGAAACCACCATACGAAGTCAGCGAGGCGCCTGAGAGAGACGTGCCCGAGACACTCGCCAAGGTACACAATCGCCGCTCACTCAGCGCCATCTTCAAGTCCTTCAAAGACTCCGCCGTCTCCAGCTTCAGCTTCGTGGAAGCCAATGGCCTCAACTATACCTGGCCACTCGTCCGCGACAGCTTTCTGCGCAAAGGTCAGAAGCAGGAGAAGCAGCTGGTACCGAGAGCCGACCTCGACCACGACTCCTGCGGCATCCCCAAGGATGAACAGCCGGCACTCGCCAAAGGCTTGGTACGCGCGCTCAACCTCCACCAGCGCGCAGGACGCCTCGTCGTACTCTGTGGTCACGGTGCCAGCACCAAGAACAATCCCTATGATTCCGGACTTCAGTGCGGTGCCTGTGGCGGCCACTCCGGTGACTTCAACGCCAGACTCGCTGCCCAGATCATGAACCAGCCGGAGGTCCACGCCGCACTCGCCGCAGAAGGCATGGCCCTGCCAAAGGACACCTTCTTCGTGGCCGGACGTCACGACACCACCACAGACACCATCACCCTCTTCGACCCTGAACTGATCCCTAGCAGCCATCGCGGAGACTACGAGCAACTGAAGCAAACGCTGGCAAGCGCTTGCCACACTGCCCAGCTAGCCCGTGCACCCAAGCTCGGCATCAGCCAGCAAAACGAACAAAAGGTCTGCAAGGAAATCAGCGAGCGCAGCTGCGACTGGTCCCAGGTGCGTCCGGAATGGGGACTGACAGGCAACGCCGCCTTCATCATCGCCCACCGTGACACCACCAAAGACCACGATCTCGAAGGCCGCGCCTTCCTCCACCACTACGAGTCTAACAGAGACCCGAAAGGAGAAGTCCTGCAAGCCATCCTGGCCGGCCCTATGGTCGTAGGCTCCTGGATCAACCTGCAGTACTACGCCTCCACCGCCAACCACGCCATCTTCGGCAGCGGGAACAAAGTACTGCACAACATCAACGGCACCCACGGCGTCCAACTCGGCAATGGCGGAGACCTCAGAAGCGGCCTCCCGCTCCAGTCCATCCACGACGGAACCAACTGGGTTCACGAGCCACTGACCCTGAAAGTCTTCGTAGATGCCCCGGTGGACAAGGTCCGCTTGGCACTCGCCGCCCAGCCTTCCGCCAAGGAACTGGTGGAAAACCATTGGCTACACCTCTACGCCGCTGACCTCTGCGGCGGCTGGGTGAAGATCTAA
- a CDS encoding helix-turn-helix transcriptional regulator, translating into MSTNRNDEKLGWTFLSNHFHVLVVLSRDPAARIRDIADEVNITQRTVQRILNEMVEEGVLSVEKSGRRNSYLINRNYSLRHPLESKHKIGELLDLLS; encoded by the coding sequence ATGTCGACTAACAGAAATGATGAAAAACTAGGGTGGACGTTCCTCTCGAACCATTTCCACGTACTCGTCGTCTTGTCGAGAGATCCGGCTGCGCGCATCCGTGACATAGCGGATGAGGTGAACATCACCCAGCGCACCGTCCAGCGCATCCTCAATGAAATGGTGGAGGAGGGTGTCCTCAGCGTGGAGAAATCAGGCCGCCGCAACAGCTACCTGATCAACCGCAACTACTCCCTTCGCCACCCGCTGGAGAGCAAGCACAAGATAGGCGAGTTGCTGGATCTGCTCTCGTAG
- a CDS encoding LysR family transcriptional regulator, translating into MDQLNYHHLRYFYAIAREGNLTRAAEKLMVSQSALSSQLRKLEDSLGEALFERENKRLMLTEAGKIALDYADTIFKAGDELQATLEQGTRRKLQVLRIGAVATLSRNFQLAFVEPLIDKSGVEIVIRSGSLGELLKGLKHHTLDVVLANQEVTRDAENTWHSHLLDDQGVSLVAAPSEKRKEFQFPQDLHGLPVILPTVESKIRQSFDLVMRREGLQPQVVAEIDDMAMLRLMARESRSHCLVPRVVVQDELESGELEEWHRLTDIREGFYAITTDRRYPNELVRILIESMLETRKKKLAERAKRKGS; encoded by the coding sequence ATGGACCAGCTGAACTACCACCACCTGAGATATTTCTATGCCATTGCCAGGGAGGGGAATCTGACCCGTGCGGCGGAGAAGCTGATGGTTTCCCAGTCAGCCCTGAGCTCGCAGCTGCGTAAGCTGGAGGATAGTCTGGGCGAAGCACTCTTCGAGCGAGAGAACAAGCGGCTGATGCTCACTGAGGCGGGGAAAATAGCGCTGGACTATGCGGACACCATCTTCAAGGCCGGCGATGAACTGCAGGCCACGCTGGAGCAGGGCACGCGGCGCAAGCTGCAAGTCTTAAGAATCGGGGCGGTGGCCACTTTGTCGCGGAATTTCCAGCTGGCCTTTGTGGAGCCCCTGATCGACAAGTCAGGCGTGGAGATTGTGATCCGCTCCGGCAGCCTGGGCGAGCTGCTCAAAGGTCTGAAGCACCACACGCTGGACGTGGTGCTGGCTAACCAGGAGGTGACGCGGGATGCTGAAAATACCTGGCATTCCCACCTGCTAGATGACCAAGGCGTGAGTCTGGTGGCGGCTCCTAGCGAAAAGCGCAAGGAGTTCCAGTTCCCGCAGGATCTGCACGGCCTGCCCGTGATCCTGCCCACGGTGGAGAGCAAGATCCGCCAGAGTTTTGACCTGGTGATGCGCCGCGAGGGGCTGCAGCCGCAGGTGGTGGCGGAGATCGATGACATGGCCATGCTGCGTCTGATGGCCAGGGAGTCCCGCTCCCACTGTCTGGTGCCGCGCGTAGTGGTGCAGGACGAGCTGGAATCCGGAGAGCTGGAGGAATGGCACCGCCTGACCGATATTCGCGAGGGTTTCTACGCGATCACGACCGACCGCCGCTACCCCAACGAACTAGTGAGAATCCTGATCGAGTCCATGTTAGAAACGCGCAAGAAAAAGCTGGCCGAGAGGGCGAAGCGGAAGGGCTCCTAG
- a CDS encoding host attachment protein, whose protein sequence is MKHTQLRKHIIRLSQLANTDTPMISAFFNLKGERTKAMNDFDLWLKASSQKLEGEQADQLAQAGESVLRFLRAAEGASASCHVRLGDHPFESFQAYHAEMETSYHVESYPVIYPLVELKDKFKRFVLVTTTLDKASIIEISLGSASVQAIAEREDPPRKYGKEWTREHYRSGLHERRKIFIKEKVEVLKQICHQRSHDAIILAGEPRIVNRLKEALPKHLQKLVVDEIKTGISDARYRIVLSQAVQSYLKAEHEESLTSVSELYHLHNTSGLAAVGVTQIYEALQEGRAEKLIVASELPSKIRELLVKQAIQQDLLIETVTGSSILDDIGGAGAILRYKKTPEMINHYAA, encoded by the coding sequence ATGAAACACACTCAACTCAGAAAGCACATCATCCGTTTGTCGCAGTTAGCGAACACGGATACCCCGATGATTAGCGCATTTTTTAATCTAAAGGGGGAACGGACCAAAGCCATGAACGACTTCGACTTGTGGCTTAAGGCGAGCAGCCAAAAACTGGAAGGAGAGCAGGCGGATCAGCTAGCGCAGGCTGGAGAGAGCGTACTCAGATTCCTCCGTGCTGCGGAGGGGGCCAGTGCGTCTTGTCACGTCAGGCTGGGCGATCATCCTTTTGAATCCTTCCAGGCCTATCACGCGGAGATGGAGACGAGCTACCATGTAGAGTCGTATCCAGTGATTTATCCCTTGGTGGAGCTGAAAGATAAGTTCAAGCGCTTCGTTCTCGTCACGACGACACTCGATAAGGCTAGTATCATTGAGATTAGTCTGGGTTCCGCATCTGTACAAGCTATCGCTGAGCGTGAGGATCCGCCGCGCAAGTACGGCAAGGAGTGGACTCGAGAGCACTACCGTAGTGGGCTGCACGAGCGCCGCAAGATCTTCATCAAGGAGAAGGTGGAAGTGCTCAAGCAGATCTGCCATCAGCGCAGTCACGATGCCATCATCTTGGCGGGCGAGCCGCGTATCGTGAACCGTTTGAAAGAGGCTCTTCCGAAGCACCTGCAGAAGCTGGTGGTGGATGAGATAAAGACCGGAATCAGCGATGCTCGTTATCGCATTGTTCTCAGCCAGGCGGTGCAGTCCTACTTGAAAGCTGAGCACGAGGAGTCACTGACTTCTGTGAGCGAGCTTTACCACCTTCATAACACTTCAGGTCTGGCCGCTGTGGGAGTGACTCAGATCTATGAAGCGCTTCAAGAAGGGCGTGCAGAGAAGCTCATTGTTGCCTCAGAGCTTCCGAGTAAGATCCGGGAGTTGCTGGTTAAGCAGGCCATACAGCAGGATCTACTGATAGAGACCGTAACAGGCTCGTCTATTCTAGACGATATTGGTGGAGCGGGTGCGATCTTGCGCTACAAGAAAACGCCGGAAATGATCAACCATTACGCAGCCTAA